From Bacteroidota bacterium:
CCATCACGTCACGCGACCTGAAGGTCGCGCCTACCGATGCCTCGGGCGTGGTAGGCGCAGGCTTTAGCCTGCGTTAGTGTCCCAGTTTCATCTGATCGTCATCCTGAGGGAGCAGAGCGATAAATGTCATTCTGAGCTGAACGAAGTGAAGCGAAGAATCTCCGTTCCCGAGAGTATGAGATCCTTCGCTTCGCTCAGGATGACAAATAAACGCTCAGGATCACAACGCCGAAAGGAGACAGTACGGTCGCGCCGGGGGTGCGGAGGGTCACCCGCCGAGCATATAGATCTGCCACAAATCCCGATTGCTCATGTGAAGGACCGGCGAGAGAGCCATCTGGCCCGTTTTTCCGATACTCTTCTGAAGATACTTCAGTTCGTCGAACTTCTCCTTGACATCGGGACCCAGCGGGGCTTCAAAGCCGGCGCTTCTCATCATGAGGATCCCTTTGGCGCGGATCGCCAGCTCCGTGTGGAGGCGCACCAGGCAAATCATGTCCGCGATGATCTCTCCCTGAAACTGCTGCTGCAGGGTGAGGAAGTATTGGCCGATCTTCGTGAGCGCCATGTCTCCGCCGGTGATCATTTCCAGCAACTGCATATCGGTATCCATCCCTACGCCCAGCCACTTTTTCGTCGATTTTTCACTTTGATGGAACACGACCGGAAGCAGCACCAGCAACACGGCGGTCGGCACCAGCGGGGAGAGGACGAAATGATTATAGAAGGAGTGCATGACGATCGCGACCCCGAGCCCGGGGAGCATGAGGGAGAGCCGGAGATTCGACGCCCGGTCGGTGATGCTCTTGGTGATGAGCGCGAACATCGCGGTCGTCCCTCCGTGCATCACGGCGGTTCCCAGCCCGCGGCTTACCCAGAGCAGGAGATGCTGGTCCGGAAGCGACTCCAGATAATAGAGGTTTTCGATGAACGAGAACCCCGCCCCGACGGCGAATCCGTAGATTGCGGCATCGACCACAAATCCGATCCGCTTCCTCCGCAGGAGGTAGACGACATAGACGGATTTAAGCGCCTCCTCGAGGACCGGGGCGCCGTAGCGGGCCAGTGTAAGCGGATCGACCCCGATCCGGTCGAGGGCGAGGATGTTGAGCAGAAAGGCCGGAACCGTCACGACGCACCCGGCAAGAATCGTCACCAGCACCGACCGGATCGGAACGAGTTTGTAGCTGTCCAGAAAGATCAGCGCCCCGAGGAAGAGAAACACGGGGAGAACGCTCACCAGGATGCTCAGCACGGCGCGCCCCCGGTCAGGAATGGTCGGAGGATTGCGGGGGGCTCACAGGATGGCCGCCGCGCGTCAAAGTATTTTCAGGGAGAACATAAACTCCCTCGTGGTCCGCTGGTCGCGTTCGAAGGCGGCCGCGTAGCCGAATGAGAGGGTCGATTCCAGCCGGGAGAAGACGACCAGCTTGAAATCGATCTGGCCGCCGGCATTCAGCAGCGTCTGTCCTTCCTCCGGCCTGTCCAGGTTCGTGCCGATCGCCGAGGTGAAGAGCGAGAGCTGGGACCAGTTGCAGTAGAGGCTGAGAAACCCGAGCCGCCGGAACCGGAGCGGCGGGAGCACCCATTCGAGCGTCGCTTTCCCGTAGTTCGACCCTCCGATCGAGTTCAGCTCTGTTCCGGGGAAACTGTACGACTCACGGTATCGTTTGACCTCCTGAAAATCGACCCAGTTGTTTCCGAACCCGCCGAAGAAGAAATTCGCGAATGAATTGTCCCGGTCCCCCGTCGACGCCCCCGCGGATCCGCGGAACCAGAGCGATGAATGGTCGAGCGGAAGGAGAAATCCGCAGTCAAGATTGAGGTTCCCGCGGAGAAAGTCGCTTCTGTTGACATAGGTATTCAGGGCATTGAGCTGGATCCGGATCCCCTGCTCCGCTTCCACCCCGCCGAGAGAGCGGCGAAGATACCGGTATGCGAGTTTTCCGCCGAGGGTCGCGAAACGGTCGAAGGAGGCGGCGACATTCTGGAAGTCGGGGAGCCGCTCCAGGTTTCCATACCCGTTGGCGCTGAGGGTGTAATCCAGAACGCGCGGGTTGTCGCTCAGGAGGATCCCGGTATACTGGACTCCGAGCGAGTAGCCCTTGCGACTCTCTTTTGTCGGGCCGAACAGGTCGTAGAAGTCGGCTTTGTTCAGGCTCGCGCTGACCTTCCACTGCCAGAATCGATAGGTCAGGGAGAGGTGAAGCCTCTCGTTCTCGGGCAGCCCCGGACTGGGTGAATAGGTGGCGGTCAGGTCGAGATCGTGGTAGAAGAGCGGATCGAGAAAGTTTAATCGCGGACCGATCGAGGTATAATCTTTATACCCTTCCACGACGGGGTACCCCGAGGTTAATCTGAGGCTCGCCAGTCCGTTATAGGAACCGGAGTCGGTCGCGATCGTATCGAGTTTGACCGTCAGCGGAGACGGCAGGGTCCAGCTCTTCAACACGTCGTACTTGTCGACGACATCCTGGCCGAGGTAGCGGACCGGGCTGACATCCTCGGTCGTCCTGTTCGCGAGCATGACGGGAACAAACCCTTTTCCGGTGTAACGGAACGCGGCGATCGAATCGGCCGAAATCTGGACCGGCCGGAAAAAACCCGTCTCGCAGTTCGAGACCGCCTCCATTTTCTTCTTCTCGAGGTCGTAGCGAAAGACGTTCGAGACCCCCGTGTAGTAGGAGGTGCCGAACAGATATTTCCCATCCCTGGAAAAGACGAAGTTTTCCGGGGAATTATTGACGAACTCGTAGCACACCTCGTAAGCGCTGTTCCCCTTCATCAGCTCATCGATCGGCATCCTGATCAACTGCTGCTTGCCGCTCACCTCGATCGTCGAGGCGCTCAGGGTCGAACCGTCCGGCGAGACGTCGATATCGAACATGTCCCTCCCGTAGGGGAGGTGGAGGACTTCGGACCAGTGATCGTACGGGGGGGCGAACCGGACGAGCGTCGAGAGCCCGTTATGGTGCTGGATGCCCCAGATCGATTTACGCGGGACATCGAACGCCAGATCGCCCGTCCTCGCGCGCCGGAGGAGGACGCGGGATTCATGGGTGTTCACGTTGACCGCGTTCAAGTCCCGCCAGTCCTTGCTGTTGTGGGTCGTATAAAAAAGATCCCCCGTCGCAGGGTCGTAGGCCAGCGCGCAGACGTAGTACATCGCCGGCGACGGCAGATCGCAGATTTGTTCGATCGATCCGTCGTCGATGTTGATCGCGGAGATGTGCGCGAGCTGCCCGGGAAAGTTCGTCGCG
This genomic window contains:
- a CDS encoding PrsW family glutamic-type intramembrane protease, with the translated sequence MLSILVSVLPVFLFLGALIFLDSYKLVPIRSVLVTILAGCVVTVPAFLLNILALDRIGVDPLTLARYGAPVLEEALKSVYVVYLLRRKRIGFVVDAAIYGFAVGAGFSFIENLYYLESLPDQHLLLWVSRGLGTAVMHGGTTAMFALITKSITDRASNLRLSLMLPGLGVAIVMHSFYNHFVLSPLVPTAVLLVLLPVVFHQSEKSTKKWLGVGMDTDMQLLEMITGGDMALTKIGQYFLTLQQQFQGEIIADMICLVRLHTELAIRAKGILMMRSAGFEAPLGPDVKEKFDELKYLQKSIGKTGQMALSPVLHMSNRDLWQIYMLGG